The following coding sequences lie in one Arachis hypogaea cultivar Tifrunner chromosome 4, arahy.Tifrunner.gnm2.J5K5, whole genome shotgun sequence genomic window:
- the LOC114924064 gene encoding heat shock 70 kDa protein 4-like, protein MIGRKFSDPNIQKDKLLWPFKVISGVDDQPTIVVQHKGQKKRLRAEEVSAMILTKMRKIAEAYLESPVKNAVITVPAYFNDSQRKATRDAGAIAGLNVMRIINEPTAAAIAYGLDKRSNCVGKRNIFVFDFGGGTFDVSLLTIKDKAFQMKATAGNTHLGGVDFDNRLLNYFMEEFNKKNNLDISGNSRALRRLRNASERAKRVLSYNVDAFIQIDGLFQGIDFCSTITRARFEELNMDLFKECIDTVNKCLTDADMDKNCVDDVVLVGGSSRIPKVQQLLQEFFEGKDQCRSINPDEAVAFGAAVQAALLSEGFKNLPNLVLHDVTPLSLGISIKGDLMDVVIPRNTTIPVKKKQGYFTSEDNQTFIKFEVFEGERTRATNNNLLGWFNLSGIPEGPKGHGVMVTFDVDADGILNVTAEDEATGNSNEITISNDTGRLSRMEIARLIQEARDYEAEDKKFLEKARARNDLDDYVYKMEKALKAVDKNKGMITDAIVKAKSLLDGDKDEHEKDVFEKKLEELENIF, encoded by the coding sequence ATGATTGGCAGAAAATTTAGTGACCCCAATATTCAGAAAGACAAACTTTTGTGGCCATTCAAAGTCATTTCCGGTGTTGATGACCAACCAACAATTGTTGTACAGCACAAGGGTCAAAAGAAACGCCTTCGTGCCGAGGAAGTCTCGGCTATGATTCTTACTAAGATGCGCAAGATTGCAGAGGCATATTTAGAGTCACCTGTGAAGAATGCAGTTATTACTGTACCTGCATACTTCAATGACTCTCAGCGCAAAGCCACCAGAGATGCAGGCGCCATTGCCGGCCTTAATGTTATGAGGATAATCAATGAGCCTACTGCTGCAGCTATTGCTTATGGCCTTGACAAAAGATCAAACTGTGTCGGGAAAAGGAACATTTTTGTCTTTGACTTTGGTGGTGGTACATTTGATGTATCACTGCTTACCATCAAAGATAAGGCCTTCCAAATGAAGGCGACAGCTGGAAATACTCATCTGGGTGGAGTAGACTTTGACAACAGATTGTTAAATTACTTTATGGAGGAgttcaacaagaagaacaatcTGGACATAAGTGGGAATTCAAGGGCCTTGAGGAGGTTGAGAAATGCAAGTGAAAGGGCCAAAAGAGTACTTTCTTACAATGTCGATGCCTTCATCCAAATAGACGGTTTATTTCAAGGCATTGACTTCTGTTCAACAATCACTCGAGCTAGGTTTGAGGAACTCAACATGGATCTCTTTAAAGAGTGCATAGATACTGTAAATAAGTGTCTTACTGATGCAGACATGGACAAGAACTGTGTGGACGATGTTGTCCTTGTTGGTGGCTCGTCTAGGATTCCTAAAGTTCAGCAGCTATTGCAGGAATTCTTCGAGGGGAAGGATCAATGTAGGAGTATCAACCCTGATGAAGCTGTTGCGTTTGGAGCAGCAGTTCAAGCTGCTTTGTTAAGTGAAGGCTTTAAGAATCTGCCAAATTTGGTGCTGCATGATGTTACTCCGCTGTCACTTGGTATATCAATTAAAGGAGATCTGATGGATGTAGTGATTCCTAGGAATACTACTATTCCTGTGAAGAAGAAACAAGGATATTTTACCTCAGAAGATAATCAAACTTTCATAAAGTTTGAAGTTTTTGAGGGTGAGAGGACAAGAGCCACCAATAACAACTTGTTGGGTTGGTTTAATCTTTCAGGCATACCTGAAGGTCCTAAAGGTCATGGTGTAATGGTAACCTTTGATGTTGATGCTGATGGAATCTTAAACGTAACTGCTGAAGATGAAGCAACTGGCAACAGCAATGAGATTACAATAAGCAATGATACGGGGCGATTGTCGCGGATGGAAATTGCGAGATTGATTCAAGAAGCTAGAGATTATGAGGCTGAAGACAAAAAGTTTCTAGAGAAGGCTAGAGCAAGAAATGATTTGGACGATTATGTTTACAAAATGGAAAAAGCTTTAAAAGCTGTCGACAAAAACAAGGGAATGATCACTGATGCAATTGTTAAAGCCAAGAGTTTGCTTGATGGTGATAAAGATGAGCATGAAAAAGATGTGTTCGAGAAGAAACTGGAGGAACTTGAGAACATTTTTTAG